From the Brassica napus cultivar Da-Ae unplaced genomic scaffold, Da-Ae ScsIHWf_3088;HRSCAF=3902, whole genome shotgun sequence genome, one window contains:
- the LOC106451880 gene encoding photosystem II 5 kDa protein, chloroplastic — MASMTMTATFLPAVAKLPSTTGGRRLSVIRASQSENTTTLQVKEAQNSSTMRRDLMFTAAAAAVCSLAKVAMADEEEPKRGTDAAKKKYAQVCVTMPTAKICRY, encoded by the coding sequence ATGGCATCGATGACCATGACAGCCACATTCCTCCCGGCCGTTGCTAAGCTCCCGTCAACCACCGGCGGACGAAGGCTCTCAGTGATCAGAGCTTCACAGAGCGAGAACACAACTACCTTACAAGTCAAGGAGGCGCAGAACAGCAGCACAATGAGGAGGGATCTCATGTTCACAGCTGCAGCTGCGGCCGTTTGTTCCTTGGCTAAGGTAGCCATGGCAGACGAGGAGGAGCCCAAACGAGGGACAGATGCAGCTAAGAAGAAGTACGCTCAAGTTTGTGTCACAATGCCGACAGCCAAGATCTGTCGCTACTGA
- the LOC111208015 gene encoding uncharacterized protein LOC111208015 has protein sequence MAAANAQDGVSRDLNYEKWAPTAKTTLVEKGLWDVVENGLSPDPTKIPELAATIKVADLAHWRNRVMRDIKALKILQASLPDSSFRKTISAASAKELWDSLAKGNEEAKLRRLEHQFEELSMCEKESIVSYFARVSRIVDELQKSDYEVVKKVLGSLSGSYKEAAPVIEELMDLKTMNLESLAEFFRRFDAMPDEYVHREIKRNRLRAMFGAGKWCDVCYKEDHNLEECHSIPKDGDWGVKQGIYGRHCFKRAGTEAQNQTELVVDYILLAKLELGAFTYDEDTWMIYGHATSNMTPHEKLFTSLDRTQKAKVGLVDGTVIVAEGRGDVKIVMKGGKKKTTIRDVLFVPRGINRNVLSVPLMTSRGCSFKPGERGECVVRDKTGAVFGDTTWDERGLSIRMQVVKPNISS, from the coding sequence ATGGCGGCGGCGAATGCACAAGACGGTGTTTCCCGTGACCTAAACTACGAAAAGTGGGCTCCCACCGCGAAAACAACACTCGTGGAGAAAGGTCTCTGGGACGTAGTTGAAAACGGCCTCTCTCCCGATCCTACGAAGATTCCAGAGTTAGCGGCGACGATCAAAGTCGCGGATCTCGCTCACTGGAGAAACCGCGTGATGAGAGACATCAAAGCGCTGAAGATACTGCAAGCCTCTCTCCCCGATTCGTCTTTCAGGAAGACCATCTCGGCTGCTTCCGCCAAGGAGCTTTGGGATTCGCTCGCGAAAGGTAACGAAGAAGCGAAACTCCGTAGGCTAGAGCACCAATTCGAGGAACTTAGCATGTGCGAAAAGGAATCGATCGTTTCCTACTTCGCTAGGGTTTCGCGGATCGTTGACGAGTTGCAGAAATCTGATTACGAGGTTGTGAAGAAGGTTTTGGGATCGCTCTCGGGGTCGTACAAGGAAGCTGCTCCTGTGATTGAAGAGCTAATGGATCTGAAGACGATGAACCTCGAGAGCCTCGCTGAGTTTTTTCGTAGATTTGATGCGATGCCAGATGAATATGTTCATCGAGAGATTAAGCGAAACAGGCTTAGAGCTATGTTTGGTGCTGGCAAGTGGTGTGACGTGTGCTACAAGGAAGATCATAACCTTGAAGAGTGTCATTCCATCCCTAAGGATGGGGACTGGGGTGTTAAACAAGGGATTTATGGAAGACACTGCTTCAAACGGGCGGGGACTGAAGCTCAGAATCAGACAGAACTGGTAGTTGACTACATACTCCTGGCGAAGTTGGAGTTGGGTGCCTTCACATACGATGAGGATACGTGGATGATATACGGCCACGCCACGAGCAACATGACTCCGCATGAGAAGCTTTTCACCAGTCTAGACAGAACGCAGAAGGCTAAGGTTGGTTTGGTGGACGGAACTGTTATCGTGGCGGAAGGGAGAGGAGATGTGAAGATTGTGATGAAGGgagggaagaagaagacgacgatCAGGGATGTGCTTTTTGTTCCACGTGGGATCAACAGAAACGTGTTGAGTGTTCCTCTGATGACATCGAGAGGCTGTTCGTTCAAACCGGGAGAGAGAGGTGAATGCGTTGTTCGTGATAAGACGGGAGCTGTGTTTGGGGATACTACGTGGGATGAGAGAGGTTTGTCTATACGTATGCAGGTGGTTAAACCCAATATCTCCTCTTAG